In a genomic window of Chlamydiota bacterium:
- the ruvA_1 gene encoding Holliday junction ATP-dependent DNA helicase RuvA, giving the protein MYEFLKGILIEKNAKKVVVEVGSVGYRLLVPFNQLAKLPELECEVFLYTHFHQKENEVSLFGFIHEKERNFFEMLIQISGVVPKMAFTLLGHFELKDFLFVLHQK; this is encoded by the coding sequence ATGTATGAGTTTTTAAAAGGGATCTTAATTGAAAAAAACGCCAAAAAGGTCGTTGTGGAAGTAGGTAGTGTAGGCTATCGCCTTTTGGTTCCTTTTAATCAGCTTGCCAAACTTCCCGAATTGGAATGCGAAGTTTTTTTATACACGCATTTCCATCAAAAAGAAAATGAGGTCAGTCTTTTTGGTTTTATTCATGAAAAGGAACGCAACTTTTTTGAAATGCTCATTCAAATTTCTGGTGTGGTGCCCAAAATGGCGTTTACACTTTTAGGCCACTTTGAACTCAAAGATTTCCTCTTTGTTCTGCATCAAAAGGA
- the ruvC gene encoding Crossover junction endodeoxyribonuclease RuvC, whose protein sequence is MSTKEPHILGIDPGTNITGYCILDFNGNLLDYGTIRPVGKLPKKLLIVHNALEELLQKFNITEMGIETQFVGKNPRAAITLGMARGIALMLAQRYNIHAFEYAPSKIKVAICKNGRAKKHVIQKMCELIYRLQNVPEDAADAIAVARCHLHSRPEKISSA, encoded by the coding sequence ATGTCAACTAAAGAGCCTCATATTTTAGGGATCGATCCAGGAACTAACATCACGGGATATTGCATTCTGGATTTTAATGGAAATCTCCTTGACTATGGAACCATTCGACCTGTTGGAAAACTCCCTAAAAAACTTCTCATTGTTCATAATGCCCTAGAGGAGCTTTTACAAAAATTTAATATAACTGAAATGGGAATCGAAACGCAATTTGTAGGGAAAAACCCCCGTGCGGCAATTACACTTGGCATGGCAAGAGGTATTGCACTCATGCTTGCACAAAGATACAACATTCATGCATTTGAATATGCACCTTCTAAAATCAAGGTCGCTATTTGCAAAAACGGCAGAGCAAAAAAACACGTGATACAAAAAATGTGTGAACTGATCTATCGATTACAGAACGTTCCAGAAGATGCTGCAGATGCTATTGCGGTTGCAAGATGTCATCTACATAGTCGACCTGAAAAAATCTCTTCGGCGTAA
- the rfaF gene encoding ADP-heptose--LPS heptosyltransferase 2: MAKDKQFFNIVIRMPNHIGDCVMATPVLSDLKCRFPDAKLTVMCKQNIVSMFEKDADVDEIFPFSKPKKPNKKEETRKLIQRLKEKKFDLGVLLPNSFSSAYLFWKAGVQSRLGYSRDARRIFLTHPVKMQPLWHSYHFVDQYKLILKGIGIKRSRTKPRLYLDDQDIQRAQEILQENGVEKDHMVVGVNPSAASGTAKIWPKEYFKQVIKNLSELDNVKVIVFGDQYSKSTVDEICAGLNENVINLAAKTSLQESIGIMKLCKVILSNDSGPMHIAAAIGTPVVALFGPTNDLLSGPYTPLCYIIHKYVECSPCHLGTCPIDHRCMHRIKVDEVFDKVTRWLKIPDGALLSYANQK; encoded by the coding sequence ATGGCAAAAGATAAACAGTTTTTCAACATCGTCATAAGAATGCCCAATCATATTGGCGATTGTGTCATGGCCACACCCGTGCTCAGTGATTTAAAGTGCCGTTTTCCAGATGCTAAACTTACTGTGATGTGCAAACAAAATATTGTCTCTATGTTTGAAAAAGATGCAGATGTTGATGAAATCTTTCCTTTTTCAAAACCCAAAAAACCCAATAAAAAAGAAGAAACACGCAAACTTATTCAGCGTTTAAAAGAAAAAAAGTTTGATCTTGGGGTTTTGCTTCCTAATTCTTTTTCTTCCGCCTATTTATTTTGGAAAGCGGGTGTTCAAAGCCGTTTAGGATATTCTCGTGATGCAAGACGCATCTTTTTAACGCATCCTGTCAAAATGCAACCCTTATGGCATTCGTACCATTTTGTCGATCAGTACAAGTTGATTTTAAAAGGTATTGGGATTAAGCGTTCGAGAACAAAGCCAAGGCTTTATTTGGACGATCAGGATATCCAAAGAGCGCAAGAGATTTTACAAGAAAATGGTGTAGAGAAAGATCATATGGTTGTGGGTGTGAATCCTTCTGCAGCTTCAGGGACGGCCAAGATTTGGCCAAAGGAATATTTCAAACAAGTCATTAAAAACTTAAGCGAATTAGACAATGTCAAAGTGATCGTATTTGGTGATCAATATTCTAAATCTACTGTCGATGAAATTTGTGCTGGACTCAATGAAAATGTGATCAATTTAGCAGCAAAAACAAGTTTACAAGAATCTATTGGGATCATGAAGCTTTGCAAAGTGATTCTTTCCAATGATAGTGGTCCGATGCATATAGCAGCAGCGATCGGCACACCTGTTGTAGCACTTTTTGGTCCTACGAATGATCTTTTATCAGGTCCTTATACACCGCTTTGCTACATTATCCACAAATATGTGGAATGTTCACCATGCCACCTTGGAACATGTCCAATAGACCATCGATGCATGCATCGCATCAAAGTCGATGAGGTGTTTGATAAAGTCACAAGATGGTTAAAAATCCCCGATGGCGCACTTTTAAGTTATGCAAATCAAAAATAA
- a CDS encoding putative uridylyltransferase → MQIKNKLKRYFQHRFLQQVEQLPIEEQEAILKELNIFPWEKLLKEKEISTFNFQSITLQEKAPKSGKNHFGVLILAGGDGSRLNHKEPKALFEILGKTLLERVLEKIDENRETFVLCSTKNIHAIEAFLKTHNLLRKKLHLLCQDDMPLLDLNQQFFLTENGLAKGPCGNADALIKMQPFSHQFEHLIVLPIDNPLADPQDVDFLSHHLFHQNEVTIKAIKSEAEANMGLLVQNDNHLEVVEYSDPYFEQALQSSSFYNTGIYCLQSTFLQRLRPTSFHLVKKQNTYKPEGFIFDHFAKANKIGLQIDEKSRCFCPLKEPKDIDAILAHLYHV, encoded by the coding sequence ATGCAAATCAAAAATAAACTCAAGCGCTATTTCCAACACCGTTTTTTACAGCAAGTTGAACAATTACCTATAGAAGAACAAGAAGCGATACTAAAAGAGCTCAATATATTTCCTTGGGAAAAATTGCTTAAGGAAAAGGAAATTAGCACTTTTAATTTTCAATCCATAACACTTCAAGAAAAAGCGCCAAAATCTGGAAAAAATCATTTTGGAGTGCTAATTTTGGCCGGAGGAGATGGTTCGCGTCTAAATCACAAAGAGCCCAAAGCTTTATTTGAGATTTTAGGAAAAACACTTTTAGAAAGAGTGCTTGAAAAAATTGATGAAAATAGAGAGACCTTTGTGCTCTGTTCTACAAAAAACATCCATGCCATTGAAGCATTTTTAAAAACGCACAATCTTCTTAGAAAAAAGTTACACCTTCTTTGCCAAGATGACATGCCGCTTTTAGATTTAAACCAGCAATTTTTTTTGACTGAGAATGGACTCGCAAAAGGACCTTGTGGAAATGCAGATGCTTTAATCAAGATGCAGCCTTTTTCTCACCAATTTGAGCATTTGATTGTGCTTCCTATTGATAATCCTTTGGCAGATCCTCAAGATGTAGATTTTCTCTCACACCATCTTTTTCATCAAAACGAAGTGACCATTAAAGCCATCAAAAGTGAAGCAGAAGCTAACATGGGACTCCTTGTTCAAAATGACAATCATTTAGAAGTCGTCGAATATTCAGATCCCTATTTTGAACAAGCTCTACAATCGAGTTCTTTTTACAATACAGGGATTTACTGCCTGCAATCTACATTTTTGCAACGTTTAAGGCCCACGTCCTTCCATCTTGTCAAAAAACAAAATACCTACAAACCTGAAGGATTTATTTTTGATCATTTTGCAAAGGCGAACAAAATAGGCCTTCAGATTGATGAAAAATCACGCTGTTTTTGCCCGCTCAAGGAACCCAAAGACATCGATGCAATTCTTGCGCATCTTTACCATGTCTGA
- the gpsA gene encoding Glycerol-3-phosphate dehydrogenase [NAD(P)+] — translation MKIGYFGSGVWAFALANLLADNGHSIMMWSIEKDVIAHLKKYKKHPRLEEFNAHPNISYTEDIQEAMRGAEILVEGVTGGGVRSVFSTIKSTIPKVPIVLTSKGIEQHTGMLLTDVLIDVLGEEFKPFIGCISGPSLATEVLQKMPTSVVASAFEEKTMMMIQKAFNGAYFRTYYNPDIRGVEFGGAMKNCIAIACGISDGLGYGNNTKAAIMTRGLHEIRRLGLKLGCKQETINGLSGMGDLCLTCMSEKSRNHRLGVLLSQGKNLEEAKQIIGMATEGAYTIVSALELSKKYDIPLPITEATNHVLNGQPAKTAVLALLERSIKEEIV, via the coding sequence ATGAAAATAGGATATTTTGGATCAGGTGTGTGGGCGTTTGCGCTAGCAAATTTGCTTGCAGATAATGGACATAGCATTATGATGTGGTCCATTGAAAAGGATGTTATTGCGCATTTAAAAAAATATAAAAAACATCCGCGCTTAGAAGAATTTAATGCTCATCCTAACATCAGTTACACAGAAGATATTCAAGAGGCGATGAGAGGCGCCGAAATTCTTGTAGAAGGTGTGACGGGAGGGGGTGTTAGAAGCGTTTTTTCTACCATCAAATCAACGATTCCAAAAGTACCCATTGTACTCACATCGAAGGGCATTGAACAACACACAGGCATGCTTTTGACAGATGTGCTTATTGACGTGTTGGGAGAAGAATTTAAGCCTTTCATTGGATGTATTTCAGGGCCAAGTTTGGCAACAGAAGTTTTGCAAAAAATGCCGACAAGCGTGGTCGCTTCTGCTTTTGAAGAAAAGACCATGATGATGATCCAAAAGGCATTTAATGGAGCCTATTTTCGCACTTATTACAACCCTGATATCAGAGGTGTGGAGTTTGGCGGTGCGATGAAAAATTGCATTGCCATTGCATGCGGAATTTCTGATGGTTTGGGTTATGGCAACAACACAAAAGCCGCCATTATGACAAGAGGATTGCATGAAATAAGACGTCTTGGTCTAAAGCTTGGTTGCAAGCAAGAAACCATTAATGGATTGAGTGGTATGGGGGATTTGTGTTTAACGTGTATGAGTGAAAAATCCAGAAACCATCGACTTGGCGTGCTGCTTTCACAAGGAAAAAACTTGGAGGAAGCAAAACAGATCATTGGGATGGCAACAGAAGGAGCCTATACCATTGTGTCTGCCTTAGAATTGTCTAAAAAATACGATATACCCCTGCCCATTACAGAAGCCACAAATCATGTGTTAAATGGCCAGCCGGCCAAAACAGCTGTGCTCGCGTTGCTGGAGCGTTCCATTAAAGAAGAAATCGTGTAG
- the nnr gene encoding Bifunctional NAD(P)H-hydrate repair enzyme Nnr, translated as MTLEILSAKQMKEVEQKAYDAGASSKTFMQEVGDNIAQYFLQMPAVETLHILVGKGNNGGDGVVVAKNLLDSTIDVVIYHLYPIEECSPLLQEHLKSFEGKLIHVKTKDDLQFEAHTVILDALLGTGFSGEVTGLLKEVIEKANASKCPMYAIDIPSGVDGNSGDATVAIRADCTFFLSRPKMGFFLKRGFEFVGKLYPIEFGLEKRYIELVKPLGFFLTKEDLQALLPHPKRTQHKYEAGLVCALATHFEMLGASILASLAAFRVGAGYVRFLYTKPVEPHLSALPVECVKAHLEKEDILQNYKKAKSYFLGPGLPLDPKTKELVFEILKKVDLPVVIDGGALTHVSQDLSILKGRSAVLTPHRGEMAHFLQLNKELEEQDLQKCQAFVDKHHVTLVLKGAPTYIFHPHETVVISAFGDLGMATAGVGDVLTGMICGLLAQGLDPFSAAKLGVGLHGLAGEIAAEDLTSSSLIASDLIEYISEALTILD; from the coding sequence ATGACACTAGAAATCCTTTCAGCCAAACAGATGAAAGAAGTAGAGCAAAAAGCCTACGATGCAGGGGCGTCTAGTAAGACTTTTATGCAAGAGGTGGGCGACAATATTGCACAATATTTTCTACAAATGCCGGCTGTAGAAACTCTCCATATTTTGGTAGGTAAAGGCAATAATGGAGGAGATGGTGTGGTTGTAGCAAAAAATCTCCTTGATTCTACGATTGATGTCGTTATCTATCACCTCTATCCAATTGAAGAGTGTTCACCTCTTTTGCAAGAACATCTCAAAAGTTTCGAGGGGAAATTGATTCATGTAAAAACAAAAGATGATCTTCAATTTGAAGCGCATACCGTGATTTTAGATGCGCTTTTGGGCACAGGATTTTCTGGGGAAGTTACAGGCCTTTTAAAAGAGGTTATAGAAAAAGCTAATGCATCAAAATGCCCTATGTATGCCATCGATATTCCATCAGGCGTAGATGGAAATAGTGGGGATGCTACGGTAGCCATTAGGGCAGATTGCACCTTTTTTCTCTCGCGTCCAAAGATGGGTTTTTTTCTAAAAAGAGGCTTTGAATTTGTAGGCAAACTCTACCCTATTGAATTTGGTTTGGAAAAACGCTACATAGAACTTGTCAAGCCCTTGGGGTTTTTTCTTACAAAAGAAGATTTACAAGCACTTTTGCCACATCCCAAAAGAACGCAGCATAAATATGAAGCTGGACTTGTGTGTGCACTTGCCACCCATTTTGAGATGTTGGGAGCCTCTATTTTGGCATCTCTTGCAGCCTTTCGTGTGGGTGCTGGCTATGTGCGTTTTTTGTATACAAAACCCGTGGAACCACATCTTTCAGCGCTTCCTGTCGAATGCGTCAAGGCACATCTTGAAAAAGAAGATATTTTACAAAATTACAAAAAAGCAAAAAGCTATTTTTTAGGTCCAGGCCTTCCGCTAGATCCCAAAACAAAAGAGCTTGTTTTTGAAATTTTAAAAAAAGTGGATTTACCCGTAGTGATTGATGGGGGAGCCTTGACACATGTATCACAAGATTTATCTATCTTAAAGGGGAGATCTGCTGTTTTAACACCTCATAGAGGAGAAATGGCGCACTTTTTACAGCTCAATAAAGAGCTGGAAGAACAGGACCTTCAAAAATGCCAAGCTTTTGTCGATAAGCATCATGTCACGCTTGTATTGAAAGGTGCGCCGACTTATATCTTTCATCCCCATGAAACAGTGGTGATCTCGGCTTTCGGGGATTTAGGCATGGCAACAGCAGGGGTTGGCGATGTGCTTACAGGCATGATTTGTGGGCTTTTGGCTCAAGGATTGGATCCTTTTTCAGCCGCAAAATTAGGTGTAGGATTGCATGGGCTTGCAGGAGAGATCGCTGCAGAAGATTTGACCTCTTCTTCTCTCATCGCTTCAGATCTGATCGAATATATCAGCGAGGCATTAACTATTCTTGACTGA
- the ynaI gene encoding Low conductance mechanosensitive channel YnaI, producing MPNILHSYSWEIQAILIFLATCLIFYIERFTFRRLMNFLNKSTHFWVKAIVLALHYPLMLFIWAQGVTFGLMAMPFSSKLLISRFLDPLHNIIVVIFIGWFILRFIRLSEANFLESSEKRRHDRTTIHAIGRLLRLGAVLVIGLVVLQALGIPVSGLIAFGGGSAIVVGLAAKELLANFFGGMVIFLDQPFKVGDWISSPDKEIEGVVEYIGWRLTRIRSLERRPRYVPNSIFSTIVIENPQRMKHRRIKTNIGIRYEDASKLEAILKDVREYFAACPDIDDNQHQMAHFTEIGDHALIFNIYIFIKKTQLREFREVQEEVFFNIFKIIETHGAQVAYPTQSIHLHQSVKNS from the coding sequence ATGCCAAATATCTTACATTCTTATAGTTGGGAAATCCAAGCCATACTTATCTTTTTAGCAACATGCTTAATCTTTTATATAGAACGGTTTACGTTCAGACGCTTGATGAACTTCCTAAACAAATCCACCCATTTTTGGGTAAAAGCGATTGTGCTAGCTTTGCACTATCCTCTAATGCTCTTTATTTGGGCTCAAGGAGTTACATTTGGCCTTATGGCCATGCCCTTTTCTTCCAAGCTATTGATTAGCAGGTTTTTAGACCCATTGCATAACATTATCGTGGTCATTTTTATCGGATGGTTCATTTTACGCTTCATTCGCCTAAGTGAGGCCAATTTCTTAGAAAGCAGCGAAAAGCGCCGTCATGACCGCACTACCATCCATGCCATTGGAAGGCTACTTAGATTAGGTGCTGTTTTGGTTATCGGACTCGTTGTTTTGCAAGCCCTTGGAATCCCCGTCTCTGGCTTGATCGCCTTTGGGGGAGGTTCGGCAATCGTGGTGGGTTTGGCTGCAAAAGAGCTTTTGGCCAACTTTTTTGGAGGAATGGTCATCTTTCTAGATCAGCCTTTCAAGGTGGGTGACTGGATCAGCTCTCCTGATAAAGAGATTGAGGGTGTCGTGGAATATATAGGATGGAGACTGACCCGCATTCGTTCTTTAGAGAGAAGGCCGCGCTATGTGCCCAATTCCATCTTTTCAACCATTGTGATCGAAAATCCTCAACGTATGAAACATCGACGCATCAAAACCAATATCGGTATTCGCTACGAGGACGCCTCTAAATTAGAAGCTATTCTAAAAGATGTACGTGAGTATTTTGCCGCTTGCCCAGATATCGATGATAATCAACACCAAATGGCGCATTTTACAGAAATTGGAGATCATGCGCTTATCTTCAACATTTACATCTTTATCAAAAAAACCCAATTAAGAGAATTTCGCGAAGTTCAAGAAGAGGTCTTTTTTAATATTTTCAAAATTATCGAAACACACGGCGCCCAAGTTGCCTATCCAACCCAATCCATCCATTTGCATCAGTCAGTCAAGAATAGTTAA
- the rfbX gene encoding putative O-antigen transporter encodes MITKESKRLLEIFLSLSFLQGFSRVLPLVTTPFLFLTLGQENFGKIELVKALGFYCLVLIGFGFHYSVTKQIHMHQNDQKKINEIFSCVIFLKTVFVLISFFMIMGVIYWIPTFYAIKTLFLSYFPVIIASAFFPVWIFQGFEKMRMITLINIVSKLLFLFGLFIFIRSHSDIFIYPIALSVADILRTGFALIYAKRKFNLSLQWPTLKQLKFQIKDSMHIFASNVSIHLYSRFPQLFLGSFIGPSSVAIYAVGIRLVRSLTGFVEPLTQSIFPTLSKKIFVSLEDGIQHTLRILKLSSLITLILGALIFIFAKPIIFLMSGQVASESVSVLKIVSVLPCLIVISNIVGIQILINLNKRHEYVLVMFLSGLLCAAALYILVPALGALGAALALFLTEAFAALLMSVLGIRAVRTDITQKKMAV; translated from the coding sequence ATGATCACAAAAGAATCCAAACGGCTTTTAGAAATTTTTTTATCCCTGTCTTTTTTACAAGGCTTTTCAAGGGTGCTTCCTCTTGTAACCACACCTTTTTTGTTTCTAACTCTTGGGCAAGAAAACTTTGGTAAAATTGAACTTGTCAAAGCCTTGGGCTTTTATTGTCTTGTTTTGATAGGGTTTGGATTTCATTATTCTGTAACAAAACAGATCCATATGCATCAAAATGATCAAAAAAAGATTAATGAAATCTTTTCTTGTGTGATTTTTTTAAAAACGGTTTTTGTTTTGATCTCTTTTTTTATGATAATGGGTGTCATCTATTGGATCCCAACTTTCTATGCTATTAAAACGCTATTTTTGTCTTATTTTCCCGTCATTATAGCGAGTGCTTTTTTCCCCGTTTGGATCTTTCAAGGCTTTGAAAAAATGCGCATGATCACACTCATTAATATCGTCTCTAAACTCTTGTTTCTTTTCGGGCTTTTTATTTTCATTCGCTCGCATAGTGATATTTTTATCTATCCTATTGCTCTATCTGTTGCAGATATTTTGCGCACCGGTTTTGCGCTCATCTATGCTAAGCGCAAATTTAACCTTTCGCTTCAATGGCCCACTTTGAAGCAGCTCAAATTTCAAATTAAAGATAGCATGCATATTTTTGCATCCAACGTCTCAATTCACCTCTATTCTCGCTTTCCACAACTTTTTCTAGGAAGCTTTATTGGACCTAGCAGCGTCGCTATTTACGCAGTAGGTATTCGCCTCGTTAGATCTTTAACAGGATTTGTAGAACCTTTAACACAAAGTATTTTTCCCACACTTTCTAAAAAGATTTTTGTTTCTTTAGAAGATGGAATTCAACACACACTGCGTATTTTAAAATTGAGCTCTTTAATTACCTTAATTTTAGGTGCTTTGATCTTTATTTTTGCCAAACCTATCATCTTTTTGATGAGCGGACAGGTAGCATCAGAAAGTGTATCTGTATTAAAAATTGTAAGCGTCCTGCCTTGCCTTATCGTCATTTCCAATATTGTAGGCATTCAAATTCTGATCAATTTGAATAAGCGTCATGAATATGTCCTTGTGATGTTTTTATCAGGTCTTCTATGCGCTGCTGCATTGTATATCTTGGTGCCAGCTCTCGGAGCTTTGGGCGCAGCTTTAGCCCTTTTTTTAACAGAAGCCTTTGCAGCGCTCCTAATGAGCGTACTTGGCATAAGAGCTGTTAGAACAGACATTACACAAAAAAAAATGGCAGTTTAA
- the mdtC gene encoding Multidrug resistance protein MdtC, with translation MSEFFIKRVVLTTLLMVSICFLGLYSYFTLPISDMPNVDYPVITITTSYNGADPTTIANNITTPLENQFTAIDGIQTMTSQSTTSKSTIVLEFNLDKSLDEAAQDTQSAINQAATYLPSDLPYPPTYSKTNPSQEPVIYFALYSDTAIESDVYNYAHDIVGRRLSMVDGVSKVTTMGSAYALRFLANPYLMAARKIAIDDISNAMIQASPKRPVGTLYENANQFNLKSDLQLYQAKDYSPVTLRSKGIQQLKLTQLGEVLDSTSITNYSLHYLKGTQAPKNTVFLSIQKQPGQNTIQVIENIEAKLPELQKVLPDSIKLNTFFSMKDWIIEALDDVKLTLLVAFLLVVLVVFVYLGKFFNTLIPVVTLPLAVLGTLTLMKPLNFSLDIISLLAITLSIGFLIDDAVVVLENIFRHMEMGKDVQKASIEGSKQISKTIVSITLSLAAVFIPMILMPGLLGRIFREFSVTILIAVLFSGFLAIILTPLLCSRFMKELNKERELNFVERFSKKLNEKMLAIYEPLLQKALNHKFFMLMIGVSCMVGSLVIFNFLPKGFFPTDDLGFIVGQVNTMEGTSWNKTTEIQKQIEAIVQDNPAYSEMITYVPSSPGNQSLLFLNLKPIKQRKPIEQVILELSSAFSTLQDANVFVFPIPLIQLNLSATQTQGTYLYTLQSVNQDTLLNSYESFLQNLQATPGFMQTYIPSAVSGPTYQLSLNREKMNALNLNAYQVENNLSLSFSQARISTIAATEDQYNVIPLIDPNLAKNVQDLSTLYLRSSTNQFVPVSSIASWKLIDGLQTIEHFNGLPSLSISFDLSIPLDDAISKLSTLEKNLPQGVFGDLQGVSQDYQKTMLQFGFLILFAVFAIYAILGILYESFVHPLTALSALFPATIGAFLTLFIFQQEFTIYAFVGLMMLIGIVMKNGIMMIEFANENLHQNADLSPFDAILDACKVRFRPIIMTTLAAMMGAVPIAVGIGGSIAQGRKPLGLVIIGGLIFSQLITLFLTPVVFVYLENLRRRFKS, from the coding sequence ATGAGTGAATTTTTCATCAAGCGTGTTGTATTGACAACGCTTTTGATGGTTTCTATCTGTTTTCTTGGACTGTATTCCTATTTTACTCTGCCTATTTCAGACATGCCCAACGTAGACTATCCTGTGATTACAATCACGACTTCTTATAACGGTGCCGATCCCACAACCATTGCAAATAATATCACCACACCTTTGGAAAATCAGTTTACCGCCATTGATGGTATTCAAACGATGACGAGTCAATCTACAACTTCTAAATCCACCATTGTATTGGAATTTAATCTTGACAAATCTTTAGATGAAGCGGCCCAAGATACACAATCTGCCATTAACCAAGCCGCTACTTATCTACCAAGTGATTTGCCCTATCCTCCCACCTATTCCAAAACAAATCCTTCACAAGAACCCGTCATCTATTTTGCTCTCTATTCAGATACAGCGATCGAATCTGACGTTTACAATTATGCACATGACATCGTTGGCCGCCGTTTATCTATGGTCGATGGCGTATCAAAAGTGACCACAATGGGTTCGGCTTATGCTCTGCGTTTTTTAGCCAATCCTTATTTGATGGCTGCCCGAAAAATTGCGATTGATGATATTTCCAACGCCATGATTCAAGCCTCTCCCAAACGTCCTGTAGGAACTCTTTATGAAAATGCCAATCAATTTAATTTAAAATCGGATTTGCAACTCTATCAAGCAAAAGATTATTCTCCCGTGACTCTGCGCTCAAAAGGAATCCAACAGTTAAAACTTACGCAACTTGGAGAAGTTCTTGATAGTACATCCATCACTAACTATAGCTTGCATTATCTCAAAGGGACTCAAGCGCCCAAAAATACCGTCTTTTTGTCCATTCAAAAACAACCGGGTCAAAATACCATTCAAGTCATCGAAAACATTGAAGCAAAATTGCCAGAATTGCAAAAAGTTTTGCCAGATAGCATCAAACTGAATACTTTTTTTAGCATGAAAGATTGGATCATCGAAGCGTTGGATGATGTCAAACTCACACTGCTTGTTGCCTTCTTGCTTGTCGTACTTGTGGTTTTTGTTTACTTGGGCAAATTCTTTAACACACTTATCCCTGTTGTCACTTTGCCTCTTGCTGTTTTAGGCACCCTAACGCTTATGAAACCCTTAAATTTTTCACTCGATATCATCTCGCTTTTAGCGATTACTCTATCCATTGGATTTTTGATTGATGATGCCGTTGTGGTTTTGGAAAACATCTTTAGGCACATGGAAATGGGAAAAGATGTGCAAAAAGCATCCATTGAAGGCTCAAAACAGATTTCCAAAACGATTGTTTCGATTACCTTATCTCTTGCTGCTGTCTTTATTCCTATGATTTTAATGCCAGGTCTTTTGGGGCGTATTTTTAGAGAATTTTCTGTCACAATCTTAATTGCGGTGTTATTTTCTGGATTTTTGGCCATCATCCTCACCCCCCTTTTATGCTCTCGATTTATGAAAGAGCTTAACAAAGAGCGTGAGTTGAACTTCGTGGAACGTTTCTCCAAAAAACTCAATGAAAAGATGCTTGCAATCTACGAACCTCTTTTACAAAAAGCGTTAAATCACAAATTTTTTATGTTAATGATTGGTGTTAGTTGCATGGTAGGCTCTCTTGTTATTTTCAATTTTCTTCCCAAAGGATTTTTCCCTACAGATGACTTGGGATTCATTGTAGGTCAAGTCAACACCATGGAAGGCACTTCTTGGAATAAAACCACAGAAATTCAAAAGCAGATTGAAGCGATTGTTCAGGATAATCCTGCCTATTCAGAAATGATTACCTATGTTCCCTCATCTCCAGGAAACCAATCTTTGTTATTTCTCAATTTAAAACCTATCAAACAAAGAAAGCCTATAGAACAAGTCATTTTAGAACTTTCGAGTGCTTTTAGCACGCTTCAAGATGCTAATGTCTTTGTGTTTCCCATCCCTCTTATTCAGCTCAATCTCTCTGCCACTCAAACTCAAGGCACATATCTCTACACTTTGCAAAGTGTAAACCAAGATACGCTGCTTAACTCTTATGAATCTTTTCTTCAAAACCTACAAGCAACTCCTGGATTTATGCAAACCTACATTCCTTCTGCTGTGAGTGGACCGACCTATCAACTAAGCCTCAATCGTGAAAAGATGAATGCATTAAATCTTAATGCCTATCAAGTAGAAAACAATTTGTCCTTAAGTTTTTCACAAGCACGTATTTCCACCATTGCTGCTACAGAAGATCAATACAACGTGATTCCTTTAATCGATCCTAACCTTGCCAAAAATGTCCAAGATCTAAGCACACTTTATTTGCGCTCTTCTACCAATCAATTTGTACCTGTGTCTTCTATCGCCAGCTGGAAACTCATCGATGGACTGCAAACCATTGAACATTTCAACGGCTTGCCTTCTTTATCCATTAGCTTTGATCTAAGCATTCCCCTCGATGACGCCATTTCAAAACTCTCTACTTTAGAAAAAAATCTTCCCCAAGGCGTCTTTGGAGATCTTCAAGGAGTCAGTCAGGATTATCAAAAAACAATGCTACAATTTGGATTTCTCATACTCTTTGCAGTGTTTGCTATCTATGCTATTTTGGGGATCTTGTATGAAAGCTTTGTGCATCCTTTAACTGCACTCTCGGCGCTTTTCCCAGCAACCATCGGAGCCTTTTTAACGCTGTTTATTTTCCAACAAGAATTTACCATCTACGCATTTGTAGGATTGATGATGCTCATTGGTATTGTGATGAAAAACGGGATTATGATGATTGAATTTGCCAATGAAAACTTACATCAAAATGCTGATTTAAGCCCTTTTGATGCCATTTTGGATGCCTGCAAAGTACGCTTTCGTCCCATTATTATGACCACGCTTGCTGCCATGATGGGAGCCGTTCCTATTGCTGTTGGTATTGGCGGATCGATTGCACAAGGGCGCAAACCTTTAGGTTTAGTGATTATTGGAGGACTGATTTTTTCTCAATTAATTACTCTTTTCCTCACACCTGTTGTCTTCGTTTACTTAGAAAACTTGAGACGGCGTTTTAAATCCTGA